The following coding sequences are from one Lycium ferocissimum isolate CSIRO_LF1 chromosome 3, AGI_CSIRO_Lferr_CH_V1, whole genome shotgun sequence window:
- the LOC132049882 gene encoding basic leucine zipper 23-like isoform X3, giving the protein MHNGELEFSNQEMVSSSNFGETPECSSRKRLFNEILSEMHACIHTHTCNPPGPDNSHTHACYHVHTKVVPPSSEDKILSDDTADSAAASKGKERPLSNKEAVRRYREKNKARVASLENEVVRLRAINQQLLKRLQGQAVLEAEISRLKCLLVDIRGRIEGEIGSFPYHKPMESGNLYQNLVNPNLRGAYVMNPCNLQCDDQVYCLHPSSEELNGQGLNSCGFGLEEIPGCALGCGTSTAHASHGNKRTGLNKDHAMATETAPSLQ; this is encoded by the exons ATGCACAACGGGGAGCTTGAATTCTCTAACCAGGAAATGGTTTCAAGTTCTAATTTTGGTGAAACTCCAGAATGTAGTTCTAGGAAAAGGCTTTTCAATGAAATTCTCTCGGAAATGCATGCTTGTATTCATACCCACACTTGCAATCCACCTGGCCCCGATaactcacacacacatgctTGTTACCATGTTCACACCAAGGTTGTTCCTCCCTCAAGTGAGGATAAGATCCTCAGTGATGATACTGCCGATTCTGCAGCAGCAAGTAAAGGAAAGGAACGCCCTTTGAGTAATAAGGAAGCAGTTCGCAGGTACCGTGAGAAAAATAAGGCTCGGGTTGCTTCATTAGAGAATGAGGTAGTCAGATTGAGGGCTATAAATCAGCAACTATTGAAGAGGCTGCAGGGTCAAGCTGTCTTGGAAGCTGAGATTTCCAGGCTCAAGTGCTTGCTCGTTGACATCCGAGGAAGGATTGAAGGTGAAATTGGATCATTTCCGTACCATAAGCCTATGGAAAGTGGTAATTTATATCAGAATCTTGTTAATCCTAACCTCCGTGGAGCTTATGTGATGAACCCTTGCAACCTACAGTGTGATGATCAGGTTTATTGCCTCCATCCGAGTTCGGAAGAGTTAAATGGACAAGGCCTTAATAGTTGTGGATTTGGACTTGAGGAGATTCCTGGGTGTGCATTGGGCTGTGGTACTTCTACTGCCCACGCTTCTCATGGGAATAAGAGAACAG GTCTGAACAAGGATCATGCAATGGCTACAGAAACAGCACCATCCTTGCAATAG
- the LOC132049882 gene encoding basic leucine zipper 23-like isoform X1: MMDSPLWWREAGFFWISIMHNGELEFSNQEMVSSSNFGETPECSSRKRLFNEILSEMHACIHTHTCNPPGPDNSHTHACYHVHTKVVPPSSEDKILSDDTADSAAASKGKERPLSNKEAVRRYREKNKARVASLENEVVRLRAINQQLLKRLQGQAVLEAEISRLKCLLVDIRGRIEGEIGSFPYHKPMESGNLYQNLVNPNLRGAYVMNPCNLQCDDQVYCLHPSSEELNGQGLNSCGFGLEEIPGCALGCGTSTAHASHGNKRTGLNKDHAMATETAPSLQ; the protein is encoded by the exons atgatggattctCCTTTATGGTGGAGGGAGGCTGG GTTCTTTTGGATTTCAATAATGCACAACGGGGAGCTTGAATTCTCTAACCAGGAAATGGTTTCAAGTTCTAATTTTGGTGAAACTCCAGAATGTAGTTCTAGGAAAAGGCTTTTCAATGAAATTCTCTCGGAAATGCATGCTTGTATTCATACCCACACTTGCAATCCACCTGGCCCCGATaactcacacacacatgctTGTTACCATGTTCACACCAAGGTTGTTCCTCCCTCAAGTGAGGATAAGATCCTCAGTGATGATACTGCCGATTCTGCAGCAGCAAGTAAAGGAAAGGAACGCCCTTTGAGTAATAAGGAAGCAGTTCGCAGGTACCGTGAGAAAAATAAGGCTCGGGTTGCTTCATTAGAGAATGAGGTAGTCAGATTGAGGGCTATAAATCAGCAACTATTGAAGAGGCTGCAGGGTCAAGCTGTCTTGGAAGCTGAGATTTCCAGGCTCAAGTGCTTGCTCGTTGACATCCGAGGAAGGATTGAAGGTGAAATTGGATCATTTCCGTACCATAAGCCTATGGAAAGTGGTAATTTATATCAGAATCTTGTTAATCCTAACCTCCGTGGAGCTTATGTGATGAACCCTTGCAACCTACAGTGTGATGATCAGGTTTATTGCCTCCATCCGAGTTCGGAAGAGTTAAATGGACAAGGCCTTAATAGTTGTGGATTTGGACTTGAGGAGATTCCTGGGTGTGCATTGGGCTGTGGTACTTCTACTGCCCACGCTTCTCATGGGAATAAGAGAACAG GTCTGAACAAGGATCATGCAATGGCTACAGAAACAGCACCATCCTTGCAATAG
- the LOC132049882 gene encoding basic leucine zipper 23-like isoform X2, with the protein MMDSPLWWREAGFFWISIMHNGELEFSNQEMVSSSNFGETPECSSRKRLFNEILSEMHACIHTHTCNPPGPDNSHTHACYHVHTKVVPPSSEDKILSDDTADSAAASKGKERPLSNKEAVRRYREKNKARVASLENEVVRLRAINQQLLKRLQGQAVLEAEISRLKCLLVDIRGRIEGEIGSFPYHKPMESGNLYQNLVNPNLRGAYVMNPCNLQCDDQVYCLHPSSEELNGQGLNSCGFGLEEIPGCALGCGTSTAHASHGNKRTESV; encoded by the exons atgatggattctCCTTTATGGTGGAGGGAGGCTGG GTTCTTTTGGATTTCAATAATGCACAACGGGGAGCTTGAATTCTCTAACCAGGAAATGGTTTCAAGTTCTAATTTTGGTGAAACTCCAGAATGTAGTTCTAGGAAAAGGCTTTTCAATGAAATTCTCTCGGAAATGCATGCTTGTATTCATACCCACACTTGCAATCCACCTGGCCCCGATaactcacacacacatgctTGTTACCATGTTCACACCAAGGTTGTTCCTCCCTCAAGTGAGGATAAGATCCTCAGTGATGATACTGCCGATTCTGCAGCAGCAAGTAAAGGAAAGGAACGCCCTTTGAGTAATAAGGAAGCAGTTCGCAGGTACCGTGAGAAAAATAAGGCTCGGGTTGCTTCATTAGAGAATGAGGTAGTCAGATTGAGGGCTATAAATCAGCAACTATTGAAGAGGCTGCAGGGTCAAGCTGTCTTGGAAGCTGAGATTTCCAGGCTCAAGTGCTTGCTCGTTGACATCCGAGGAAGGATTGAAGGTGAAATTGGATCATTTCCGTACCATAAGCCTATGGAAAGTGGTAATTTATATCAGAATCTTGTTAATCCTAACCTCCGTGGAGCTTATGTGATGAACCCTTGCAACCTACAGTGTGATGATCAGGTTTATTGCCTCCATCCGAGTTCGGAAGAGTTAAATGGACAAGGCCTTAATAGTTGTGGATTTGGACTTGAGGAGATTCCTGGGTGTGCATTGGGCTGTGGTACTTCTACTGCCCACGCTTCTCATGGGAATAAGAGAACAG AGTCGGTATGA